A region from the Triticum aestivum cultivar Chinese Spring chromosome 3D, IWGSC CS RefSeq v2.1, whole genome shotgun sequence genome encodes:
- the LOC123074329 gene encoding uncharacterized protein, with amino-acid sequence MTCDACGCACSAGGEAPRDELKPPLLVDIETGPSPITAAPADSEVDDGMDKARLIVTSIARGLLLLLWLYLVDLMRRPFINDGDSEFSPIHIVCVGFPAVLVGMVFCQICVSISVPKDASGVPIGFEL; translated from the exons ATGACGTGCGACGCGTGCGGCTGCGCTTGCAGCGCCGGCGGCGAGGCACCCAGGGACGAGCTGAAGCCGCCACTGCTGGTGGATATCGAGACCGGACCCAGCCCCATCACGGCGGCGCCGGCGGACAGCGAGGTCGACGACGGGATGGACAAGGCCCGCTTGATCGTCACCTCCATTGCCCGG GGATTGTTGCTTTTGCTGTGGTTGTATCTGGTCGATTTAATGAGAAGACCTTTCATCAATGACGGCGATAGTGAATTTAGCCCGATACACATAGTTTGTGTCGGTTTCCCGGCCGTACTCGTGGGTATGGTCTTCTGCCAGATCTGTGTGTCCATATCCGTTCCTAAGGATGCCTCTGGAGTTCCTATAGGGTttgaactttga